TGTATTGCAAATACACTTTCCCATTGAAGAAAAGAGAGCATATGgatttctgtaagtttttttcctttctgggatTTTCTCCTCTCTGGGAGATTTAAGAGGATGGACTGTGCCTCCCTTAAGTCAGTTGCAGACCTGAGGCTAGCTAATGGCTTGTGTGCAGAGCCTTTATGCCTCCACCTCACTCTCAAACAGCCAGTCAGAAGAGCACATCTGATGCAAGAGAGCAAAATTCTGCACTCTGCTTCTGTGAAGGACCATCTCATTAGAACAGTGGGAAGGGTCAATACAGTGACAGCTTTTGAGGCATAGGGTCATCTCTAGGTACTGCCATACAAGGGGGGCAAAGACATAAGGATGCATATTTTCAGTACTTATGGCTACAAGATTTAAGGCTGAGCTTTTAAGGCTGCAGTTCAGATTCTCTCATAGGACAGTGAAATTTGCATGCTATATTGGAGTAAGCAATAACTCATTATGGGGGGGAGCAGAATCTGCCAAAAAAGAGGATGGTCTTGGATTTGTTGTGTCTGATGAAGAAGTGGAAAGGATGGTCAGCCTTAAATTTCAGAGCCTCCACGGGACCTGGACTTGTCATTCCTGTGTTTACCGTAACAGCTGCTGCCTCAGTGCCTTTCTCATCAACTGCAACAAAAGACTTGTGAATAATTTTGGAGATCGGCACATTACGCCTCTCAGtgattccactgaaatcagcattACCGCTGAAGGCACTTTTCATTCCCAAGTCGATCAAAGTATTTTGGAGGTCATATTTCTCCTCCACTTTGAACTTAGGCAGGTGCAGATCCACAGTAGTTTTTGTCATCTTCTTGGAATCACACCATTCAGACAGCTTCTCATACGTCAGTTCTCTTTCCAGCTACGGTTTAAGAAAAACGAGAGATTTAAtaattgcaaagaaagaaaaaatagaagaagaattTAACACTTAAATGAAAGCATGAAATATAAATTGGCGTTACAGATGATCACATGCGGGGTTTGCAACAAGCACCCGAGACTTACTGGTGCAAGGTTTTGAGCAGCACCTCTGCCGTGTTCATTGCAAAAGAAAGACAAGGCACTTTACACCCCTGAGCTGCCAGACCCTCTCTTTTAATTCAGTCTTGAGTGAGAacgtttcttttctccaaatgtGAACAAAGTTGCTGGGAGATTCCCGGATGTGTGGCAGGTGGTTTGATCCAGTTCCATAGAACCAGCTGTTAATATTCCACTTATTTTCTTGGCAATTCTGAAACAAGCTGCTTCCAGCAAGATCTGTCACTGCAACTCTCCATCCTGGGCACTGTGCCACCAGGGTTCAGCTCATATCAAATGGAGGAGAGCAATGAATGGTATGCTTGACATGATAGATCCAAGAATTTAGCGACCTTGCAATTTTGGTAACTACAATGGCAGATCTTACTGTTGTAGCAAGTGCAGTCTCACAAAATCCTCGTTTCTGAGACAGCAAGTGTATGTGTTTGGAAGCAAACAGTATCAGAAAGAGGTGGTGAACAGAATTCCCTGCCAGAGAGAAGAGGTGTCTATTCCACACACATTATCTCAGGAAGAGGCTCTGACTACTTGTGCTGTACTGTCTCTCCTGAATATTCAGAGAAGGGACATTCATCTTTTGCTGTTCATGTAGTATTGGGCAAGCACTGGGCTGTTGAAGAGCTAAGCATCTGATTATGCACAGTCCTGAGAGTCTTCCGTTACCAAACTAAGGGTATACAATGTAGGCAAACCTTCttgggatgtcaaggacaagattAGGTAggttttaaaggaaattaattcaGCTAGTGGAGAAGATTAAAATGCACAGCTAAGAGGAGGGGAGATATGGTCTccagtctctctttctttttttcttttaatactgaCAAAATTTCATCAAGCCAACAGGATATATCTGTAGTCAAACCACCTATATTATTCCTGCAAGGATTTTCCTTCTTCATCTCACcctcttcttttctgtttctctgttcttaCAACACACCTGGCATCGGAcaaaaaatttcatgaaaattcaGACACAGTTCTACTCCTGGCTGTGGAAAATAACTTTCAGTTTTGGACACTGTTAATATGTGAGCAAAATGTGGTGCTGATGCTAACCCTATAACACTGTACTGTTTGGCTGGGAAAATGAGTCAGCTGCATTTGCTAGTCCTCATCCTACCCACCAGAAGGTATATGTATGCTGAAGATGCATCTTTCAGTTTAAGTATTTACAATGTTATATGTGGTAATGCATCATCTGAAGAAATATGGAATTTGTCTAGGATGTAGCAAAGAGatagttttttatatatatatatttacctgTTCAAGACCTGTAGTGCTGTCTTTGATGTCATCGGGGAGGAGGATGAACATACTGAGTTCGTGTGTCTCATATGGCAACTCAATCATTTTGAAATTCATTGCTTCCATGATGAGAACTGGAAATGCTTGTCTCATATACATCATCTTCACAGGCTTGGTTTTGTTCTGTgaagtatttatttattgactTAGAAGGAGTAAGAAATCATTCATTTAAGTGAAGgatgaagatgactcatggcaaTAGAGAGAGGAAACTCTTGGAAACAGCTTTTATAATAGTggtttatcattttttttctaaagcttttcttGAGCAATATTGCTTATTTTGGCATTTGTTCCAGACCAGTTTGCTATGACCTGAACAGcctgattttcctttcttcccagagTGTGCACAGCAACCCacagaggagggaagaagagagtTAGAAAAGTCTGCAAGGATTAGAAGGATGGAGCGGGTATTGTATATAACCTTTGAACACTATGGCAGAAAACCAGCTATGGTTTAAGAAGATGAGAGATTTTTGCACAGTTTTTTTGTGGCCCTCTTTCTCTGGCAATAAAAAGTGACTGTCTGATTGCTCTGTACCTCACAGTTCTTGGTAGAAGATAACACTAATGTCTGCAAAGGAGCTCATGATGAGGGATATTTTCTGGTAAGTAGTCACCTTTGCAGGAGTATATAACATCTCTTAGTATCTCCTTCCCTTCATTCATTTAAGCAGCCAATGTATATGTGCTATTCAGAAGGCAGAAATTTCAGTTGGTGGAAAAGGTACAAAGTTCTTTTGGTGTGAATTCATTTACATCTCTGCTGAATACGTGACATGAATATTTCTACTAATCTCTCCCAGACATTCAGGGATACCCTGTTACAGTTGTATTTGAGAAGGTATGTTCATGCTTAGCCAGGCTGTGCCGTACAGAAGCCTGAGTATCATCCTCAACTATGACATCGCATGTTGTTCCTGAAGTATCTTTGACTGTCCATGGAGCCTGGACTCccaaaatcttatttttacaaTCTAGCCCTTCTAGCACCATTTTACAAAAAAGGTTTGAAGTCACTCTAGTGCTTTTGGAAACTGTAGCTGTTATCTGGAGCTGGTTAACATTTACCTGAGCAGCATCttaatgtattttctaaaatgtatGAGTATTTAGTGACCAGCAGTCACAAGTCATGCTTTCATGTAGTTGCGTAAAGGTTACTGGTGAGCTGACCACTGACACATTTTATAGTAACCAGCTTTTCGTAGAGAGTCTAGTTACCACGGGGATAACTAAGGGACTTATGAAATAGAAAGATTTCAGCAGTGTCTGCTGTCACCAGGCTATAAGGAGGATGTCAGAGGAGCTTACCTTGCTCAGTCGGAAGGGTTGCAGATCTGTGTCTCTTGCTTGAAATTTCTCTTCCCAGTCTGCCTTGAAGTAAATAGCATTTACCAGGACCAACTTGGTGAAGCTTGTCACATCATGTGGGTTCAACAAAGATTTGATTTTGCCTTTTGGAATCAGAAGAGTTAGGTTTTATCtcagtgtatgtatatatatctcaGTGCATGGCATGTTTCAGTTGGGCTTTCCCTCAGTTCAACTCCTGTCCAGTCCTTCTGGCTGGCTGACAGGAATTGActcctttctgaaaaaatatcacACCTTCATAGCAAccagctggaagaagaaaggTAGATAGTCCGTCTGCCAGCTGCTTATGCCTCATGAAAGGAGGTCTGCACCTCTCACCAATGTAGGATGGTATGGTTGGATAGGTATTCCCATATCCCTTGGAGTATGAGAACCCAAGCTGATAGCCTGAGGTGTTTCTCCCCCCTTTCAGCTATGCCTGTGGTACATGGGCGCAGTGCCGAGGTGACAGTCCTGTCTGAGGGGCAGCTGATGCAGACCTCAGTAAAGTTGATAGGGAAGTCACTGAGTTCTGGATCAGGTATGTGATGCTGTTCAAGcactgctctttctctctcctcctactGCCCATCTGCCCAATTTACATCATCCGCTCCTGCAGGACCTGGCTGCAGCATTAGCGCTTGTGGA
This genomic interval from Struthio camelus isolate bStrCam1 chromosome 2, bStrCam1.hap1, whole genome shotgun sequence contains the following:
- the LOC104146134 gene encoding heterochromatin-associated protein MENT is translated as MELLSAPVGNFTVDLFNKLNETNKGKNIFFSPWSISSALAMMYLGAKGNTATEMAEVLHFTQAAGAEDSSSVARPSRGRPKRRKMDPEHKQAEDIHSSFKELLAAINKPRNTYSLKSANRIYVEKTYPLLPSYSQLSKNYYHAEARKVNFMTASEQARKEINTWIEKQTEGKIKSLLNPHDVTSFTKLVLVNAIYFKADWEEKFQARDTDLQPFRLSKNKTKPVKMMYMRQAFPVLIMEAMNFKMIELPYETHELSMFILLPDDIKDSTTGLEQLERELTYEKLSEWCDSKKMTKTTVDLHLPKFKVEEKYDLQNTLIDLGMKSAFSGNADFSGITERRNVPISKIIHKSFVAVDEKGTEAAAVTVNTGMTSPGPVEALKFKADHPFHFFIRHNKSKTILFFGRFCSPP